In the Flavobacterium acetivorans genome, one interval contains:
- the gldL gene encoding gliding motility protein GldL — protein sequence MAILGKKAMNFCYGMGAAVVIIGALFKITHIEFGFITGNLMLTIGLVVEAAIFALSAFEPVDEELDWTLVYPELANGTPAAARKAKVETPSDAQGLLSQKLDAMLKDAKIDGELMSSLGNSIKNFESAAKGIAPTVDSIASTKKYSEELTLAAAQMESLNSLYKVQLQSASRNAQINEEVAENNLKLKEQMQSLTTNLSSLNNVYGGMLSAMSNKG from the coding sequence ATGGCAATATTGGGTAAAAAAGCAATGAATTTCTGTTATGGAATGGGTGCTGCAGTTGTAATCATCGGAGCTTTATTCAAAATAACGCATATTGAATTCGGTTTTATTACGGGAAATTTAATGTTGACTATTGGGCTTGTTGTTGAAGCCGCTATTTTTGCACTTTCTGCATTTGAACCTGTTGATGAAGAGTTAGACTGGACTCTGGTTTATCCTGAATTAGCAAACGGTACTCCGGCAGCAGCAAGAAAGGCAAAAGTTGAAACTCCTTCTGATGCTCAAGGTTTATTGTCTCAAAAGTTAGATGCTATGTTGAAAGATGCTAAAATTGATGGTGAATTGATGTCAAGTTTAGGGAATAGTATTAAGAATTTCGAATCTGCTGCAAAAGGAATTGCGCCAACTGTTGATTCAATTGCTTCTACAAAAAAATACAGTGAAGAGTTGACTTTGGCAGCTGCACAAATGGAGTCTTTGAATAGCTTGTATAAAGTACAATTGCAAAGTGCTTCAAGAAATGCTCAAATTAATGAAGAAGTTGCTGAAAATAATTTAAAATTAAAAGAGCAAATGCAGTCATTGACTACAAATTTGTCTTCTTTGAACAATGTTTATGGTGGAATGCTTTCTGCAATGAGTAATAAGGGATAA
- the gldM gene encoding gliding motility protein GldM — MAGGKLTPRQKMINLMYLIFIAMLALNMSKEVLSAFGLMNEKFEGANSSAQSSNMQMLAGLDAKASEAGGEFTEAAVTAHKVEAITKNFYDYIGNIKSEVLVGTEADPETGKLPYEEMDKGDNIDQLWFGPGGYSAKGKEVVATIEKYKSDMESALGSNTKLKPILSEVNSKFNLDKVKNKDGIAIDYLDYHFKGFPAVASLAKLSAWQNDVKKVETDVYNTLLGKAAVAAASYSNYQAIVVLDKSAYFQGEKVTGKVVLGRYDENTKPTSFSGPGKIVNGQAVIAMTAGNVGEQTINGQFTFLEDGKNIPLKFKGNYVVVPRPNAATISADKMNVVYRGVVNPMTISFAGVSADKVVASAPGLTSAGGGKYKMSPGSGNEVVINVTAVLNDGSKVSDKKVFRIKGIPGPTGTIRGESGIVKGPKSNLEIATIGAKLEDFDFEVGLDVVGFNLKVSGQPTVVVQGNRLNAQCKAVISKAGRGDQVSISEIKTKLVGAGSYLLPRTAPVIFEIQ; from the coding sequence ATGGCAGGAGGAAAATTAACCCCTAGACAGAAGATGATAAATCTGATGTATTTGATTTTTATCGCAATGTTAGCTTTAAATATGTCCAAAGAAGTTTTATCTGCTTTTGGTTTAATGAATGAAAAATTTGAAGGAGCAAACTCCTCAGCACAGTCATCTAACATGCAAATGTTAGCTGGTTTAGATGCTAAAGCTTCTGAAGCTGGAGGTGAATTTACGGAAGCCGCGGTTACTGCTCACAAAGTGGAAGCAATCACTAAAAACTTTTATGATTATATTGGAAACATAAAATCAGAAGTTTTAGTAGGCACAGAAGCTGATCCTGAAACGGGTAAATTACCCTATGAGGAAATGGATAAAGGGGATAATATAGATCAATTATGGTTCGGGCCTGGAGGTTATTCTGCAAAAGGGAAAGAAGTTGTTGCTACAATTGAAAAATACAAGTCAGATATGGAATCTGCCCTAGGCAGTAATACCAAATTAAAACCAATTCTTTCAGAAGTAAATAGTAAATTTAATTTAGATAAGGTTAAAAATAAAGATGGCATTGCTATTGATTATTTAGATTATCATTTTAAAGGTTTTCCTGCAGTAGCTTCCTTGGCAAAACTTTCTGCTTGGCAGAATGATGTGAAGAAAGTTGAAACCGATGTTTATAATACATTGTTGGGAAAAGCGGCTGTAGCAGCTGCATCATATAGTAATTATCAGGCGATTGTTGTGCTTGATAAGAGTGCTTATTTTCAAGGAGAAAAAGTAACAGGAAAAGTGGTATTGGGAAGATATGACGAGAATACTAAACCAACTTCTTTTTCAGGTCCTGGAAAAATTGTAAACGGCCAGGCTGTTATAGCCATGACTGCCGGAAATGTAGGTGAGCAAACAATAAATGGTCAATTTACTTTCTTAGAAGACGGTAAAAATATACCTCTTAAGTTCAAAGGGAATTATGTTGTAGTACCAAGACCTAATGCAGCTACAATATCTGCTGATAAAATGAATGTGGTTTATAGAGGTGTTGTGAATCCTATGACTATATCTTTTGCAGGTGTATCTGCTGATAAAGTGGTGGCTTCTGCTCCAGGTCTTACTTCAGCAGGTGGAGGAAAATATAAAATGAGTCCAGGCTCAGGAAATGAAGTGGTAATTAATGTTACTGCGGTTCTTAATGATGGTTCAAAAGTTTCTGATAAAAAAGTATTTAGAATCAAAGGGATTCCAGGTCCAACAGGAACAATTAGAGGAGAATCAGGTATTGTAAAAGGGCCTAAATCTAATTTAGAGATTGCTACCATTGGTGCTAAATTAGAAGATTTCGACTTCGAAGTAGGATTGGATGTGGTTGGTTTCAATTTGAAAGTTAGTGGTCAACCTACTGTGGTTGTTCAAGGAAATAGGTTAAATGCACAATGCAAAGCAGTTATTTCTAAGGCTGGTAGAGGAGATCAAGTGAGTATTTCTGAGATCAAAACAAAGCTAGTTGGGGCGGGTAGCTATTTATTGCCAAGAACAGCTCCAGTTATTTTTGAAATACAATAA
- the gldN gene encoding gliding motility protein GldN — MNVKKILIAIVSIAGSCSSFAQSNLLNARIPEEIGLKTDAQLISDNDKPLAYGYVHDRDVLMGKMTWEIIDLNEKINFALYFPVDTANIGPDRRSLYDVLTKAIKRGEISEVYSDSYFNTKKSFKDIQAALSRIDTTDAGREQINAGMSLSPEYILRSDLTAQDVTQYKIKGYWYFDKRQSELKYRLLGICPVTPDVYTMNEEEKDYVELFWIFFPSARDVLHEAKAFNNKNSAMPISFDQILNSRRFNSVIYKEENVYGDRAIDEYMKDNAQNQLLESERVKEKIRNFEQDMWNY; from the coding sequence ATGAATGTTAAAAAAATTTTAATAGCTATTGTGTCTATTGCCGGGAGTTGTAGCTCTTTTGCACAATCGAATTTGCTTAATGCAAGAATTCCGGAGGAAATAGGACTAAAAACAGATGCGCAACTCATTTCAGATAATGATAAGCCATTAGCTTACGGTTATGTACATGACAGAGATGTTCTAATGGGCAAAATGACATGGGAGATTATTGATTTGAACGAGAAGATCAATTTTGCTTTGTATTTTCCAGTTGATACAGCCAATATAGGACCTGATAGACGTTCTTTGTATGATGTTTTGACAAAAGCCATAAAAAGAGGTGAAATTAGTGAGGTGTATTCGGATAGCTATTTTAATACAAAAAAATCATTCAAAGACATTCAAGCGGCATTGAGCCGTATTGATACTACTGATGCCGGTAGAGAACAAATTAATGCTGGAATGAGCTTGTCTCCAGAGTATATTTTGAGATCTGATTTAACGGCTCAAGATGTTACCCAATATAAAATTAAAGGGTATTGGTATTTTGACAAAAGACAGAGTGAATTGAAATATCGTTTGCTTGGAATTTGTCCTGTTACTCCGGATGTATATACGATGAATGAGGAGGAAAAGGATTATGTTGAATTGTTTTGGATCTTTTTCCCATCTGCAAGAGATGTTTTGCATGAAGCAAAAGCTTTCAATAATAAAAATTCAGCGATGCCAATTTCGTTTGATCAAATTTTGAATTCGAGGCGTTTTAATAGTGTTATTTATAAAGAAGAAAACGTTTATGGAGATCGCGCCATAGATGAGTACATGAAAGATAATGCGCAAAATCAATTGCTGGAATCAGAAAGAGTGAAAGAGAAAATTCGCAATTTTGAACAAGATATGTGGAATTACTAG
- a CDS encoding NAD(P)/FAD-dependent oxidoreductase, producing MIDYLIVGSGLAGISFSEMALGHNKSILVLDNNSQNSSKIAGGLYNPVILKRFSEVWKAQEQLVLMKEFYGVLEEKLQMKVDFKMPILRKFFSIEEQNNWFSASDKDTLAPFLSPDLISKKYAGIDSPYSYGEVLHTGYVDTALLLSKYQDYLIKNNWFREEAFDYTLLQVEQDSVRYKDVEAKHIIFAEGFGLHANPYFNHLPLDGTKGELFIIKAPELVLDVIVNTSVFILPLGNDLFKVGATYNWKDKTDLPTVEGKVELIERINEILNCKFEIVEHFAGVRPTVKDRRPLVGTHPDYSSVHILNGLGTRGVMLGPAMAKALFDHVENKLPLDSAIDIKRFRPKNQK from the coding sequence ATGATTGATTATTTAATAGTGGGTTCTGGTCTTGCAGGGATTTCCTTTTCTGAAATGGCTTTAGGTCACAATAAATCCATTTTAGTTTTGGATAATAATTCGCAGAATTCTTCAAAAATTGCAGGCGGCTTGTATAATCCTGTTATTTTAAAAAGGTTTAGTGAGGTTTGGAAGGCGCAAGAACAATTGGTTTTAATGAAAGAGTTTTATGGTGTTTTAGAAGAAAAACTCCAAATGAAAGTCGATTTTAAAATGCCAATTTTGCGAAAATTTTTTTCAATAGAAGAACAGAATAATTGGTTCTCTGCATCGGATAAAGATACTTTAGCGCCATTCTTGTCTCCAGACTTAATTTCGAAAAAATATGCAGGGATTGATTCTCCCTATTCTTATGGAGAGGTATTGCATACCGGTTATGTTGATACAGCTTTACTACTATCTAAGTATCAGGACTATTTAATAAAAAACAATTGGTTTCGGGAGGAAGCGTTTGATTATACGCTTTTACAAGTCGAACAGGATAGTGTGCGATATAAAGATGTAGAAGCTAAGCATATCATATTTGCTGAGGGTTTTGGCTTGCATGCTAATCCTTATTTTAATCATTTGCCTTTGGATGGAACGAAAGGGGAGCTTTTTATCATTAAAGCACCTGAATTAGTTTTGGATGTTATTGTGAATACCAGTGTTTTTATTTTGCCGTTAGGGAATGATTTGTTCAAAGTAGGTGCCACTTATAATTGGAAAGATAAAACAGATTTGCCTACCGTGGAAGGGAAGGTGGAATTGATAGAGAGAATCAACGAAATTTTAAATTGTAAATTTGAAATTGTGGAACATTTTGCCGGAGTTCGTCCCACGGTCAAAGACAGGCGTCCACTAGTAGGAACACATCCGGATTATAGTTCTGTACATATTCTTAATGGTTTAGGCACAAGAGGAGTTATGCTTGGGCCGGCTATGGCTAAAGCGCTGTTTGATCATGTTGAAAATAAATTGCCTTTAGATTCAGCAATTGATATCAAAAGGTTTAGACCTAAAAATCAGAAATAA
- a CDS encoding DUF983 domain-containing protein yields MLKKGSKLYSILTGTCPKCQNESMYLDKNPFHLMNTLKMHENCSHCGLKYQIEPSFFYGAMYVSYGLNVALGIAAFIISYVILNSSLKTAFIAIIASLVILYPYVLRGSRNIYINMFVSYDPNFKK; encoded by the coding sequence ATGTTAAAAAAAGGATCCAAACTATATAGTATTTTAACAGGAACTTGTCCTAAATGTCAGAATGAGAGTATGTATTTAGATAAAAATCCATTTCATTTAATGAATACTTTAAAAATGCATGAAAATTGCAGTCACTGTGGTTTAAAATACCAAATTGAACCTTCTTTCTTTTATGGCGCCATGTATGTCAGTTATGGACTGAATGTAGCACTTGGTATAGCTGCTTTTATTATTTCCTATGTGATCTTAAATTCCTCTTTAAAAACGGCTTTTATTGCAATCATTGCATCCCTGGTTATTTTATATCCTTATGTACTTCGTGGATCACGAAATATTTATATCAATATGTTTGTTTCTTACGATCCAAACTTTAAGAAATAA
- the abc-f gene encoding ribosomal protection-like ABC-F family protein — protein sequence MLNIHNLSVSFGGSYLFEEVTFRLGAGDRVGLVGKNGAGKSTMLKMLARDFAPDSGVISQEKDLRMGFLRQDIDFEQGRTVLEEAYEAFTEIKVVEKKLEEINHLLVTRTDYESEEYSQIIEDLSDYTHRFELLGGYNYVGDTEKILLGLGFKREVFNNQTETFSGGWRMRIELAKLLLQANDVLLLDEPTNHLDIESIIWLESFLRNYPGVVVIVSHDKMFLDNVTNRTIEISLGKAYDFNKPYSQYLELRHEIREKQLATQKNQAKKIEETEKLIEKFRAKASKASMAQSLIKKLDKVERIEVDEDDNSVMNISFPVSKEPGRVVIEAENVTKAYGDKVILKDIDLLVERGSKIAFVGQNGQGKSTFIKAIVNEFEYQGNIKLGHNVQLGYFAQNQAEYLDGEITLLQTMEDAAMDTNRSKVRDMLGSFLFRGDDVEKKVKVLSGGERNRLALCKLLLQPINVLLMDEPTNHLDIKSKNVLKAALQKFGGTLLLVSHDRDFLQGMSNIVYEFKDQKIKEYLGDINYFLEQRNLENMREVEKKDAVKAAAPKESNKASYEEQKKGKALQNRLSKVESQIKQLEKDIQNDDKMLASNYDKHIEDAKFFTAYNKKKAELDKLLSDWEIVQEEIDNL from the coding sequence ATGCTTAATATACATAATTTATCGGTTTCGTTTGGTGGCTCTTATTTATTTGAAGAAGTGACCTTTCGATTGGGTGCTGGAGACCGTGTAGGTCTTGTTGGAAAAAACGGAGCCGGAAAATCAACTATGCTTAAAATGTTGGCCAGAGATTTTGCTCCTGATTCGGGAGTTATTTCTCAAGAAAAAGACCTTCGAATGGGGTTTTTACGTCAGGATATTGATTTTGAACAGGGAAGAACTGTACTTGAAGAAGCCTATGAAGCTTTTACTGAAATAAAAGTTGTAGAGAAAAAGTTAGAAGAAATTAATCATTTATTGGTCACCCGTACTGATTATGAAAGCGAAGAATACAGTCAGATTATTGAAGACCTGTCTGATTATACTCATCGTTTTGAATTATTGGGCGGTTATAATTATGTAGGAGATACTGAAAAAATTCTACTTGGTTTAGGTTTCAAAAGAGAGGTTTTTAATAATCAAACCGAAACTTTCTCTGGAGGATGGAGAATGCGTATCGAGTTAGCCAAGCTTTTATTGCAGGCCAATGATGTTTTATTGCTGGATGAGCCTACGAATCACTTGGATATCGAAAGTATCATCTGGCTGGAGAGTTTTCTTCGAAATTATCCGGGAGTTGTTGTCATCGTATCGCACGATAAAATGTTTTTGGATAATGTGACCAATAGAACTATTGAGATTTCTCTTGGTAAAGCATACGATTTCAATAAACCTTATTCTCAATATTTAGAATTGCGTCATGAAATTCGTGAGAAACAATTGGCCACCCAAAAGAATCAGGCCAAGAAAATAGAGGAAACAGAGAAGTTAATTGAGAAATTCCGTGCCAAGGCTTCCAAGGCTTCGATGGCGCAATCATTGATTAAAAAATTAGATAAAGTAGAGCGAATTGAAGTCGATGAAGACGATAATTCGGTGATGAATATTTCTTTTCCGGTATCTAAAGAGCCAGGTAGAGTGGTAATAGAAGCCGAGAATGTTACCAAGGCTTATGGCGATAAAGTGATTCTGAAAGACATAGATCTATTAGTGGAACGCGGTAGTAAAATTGCTTTCGTGGGACAAAACGGTCAGGGGAAATCAACTTTTATTAAAGCCATCGTTAACGAATTCGAATATCAAGGAAATATAAAATTAGGACATAATGTTCAGCTGGGTTATTTTGCCCAAAATCAGGCTGAATATCTCGATGGTGAAATCACCTTACTTCAAACCATGGAAGATGCGGCTATGGATACAAATCGTTCCAAAGTACGTGACATGCTGGGATCATTTTTGTTTCGTGGCGACGATGTCGAAAAAAAGGTAAAAGTCCTTTCAGGAGGAGAAAGAAACCGTTTAGCATTGTGTAAATTGTTGTTGCAGCCTATCAATGTTTTGTTGATGGATGAGCCTACCAATCACTTGGATATTAAATCTAAGAATGTATTGAAAGCAGCACTTCAAAAATTTGGAGGTACACTATTATTGGTTTCTCACGATAGGGATTTCTTGCAAGGGATGTCGAATATCGTTTACGAATTCAAAGATCAAAAAATCAAAGAATATTTAGGGGATATTAATTATTTCTTGGAACAGCGCAATCTTGAAAACATGCGTGAAGTTGAGAAAAAAGATGCTGTAAAGGCGGCAGCTCCCAAAGAAAGCAACAAAGCTTCTTATGAAGAGCAAAAGAAAGGCAAAGCATTACAGAATCGTTTGAGTAAAGTGGAAAGTCAAATCAAGCAATTGGAGAAAGACATCCAAAACGATGATAAAATGTTGGCTTCTAATTATGACAAACATATTGAAGATGCCAAGTTTTTTACGGCTTACAATAAAAAGAAAGCTGAATTAGATAAGCTACTTTCAGACTGGGAAATTGTTCAGGAAGAAATTGATAATTTGTAG
- a CDS encoding App1 family protein: MKPILKLYRGYANEQELIVMGHVFKPTKREDYDFLSKNFKNATSTINMFRIKTQANADVYLKHNNQKIHTKTLVDGYFKFCIPLNQDNYGWIDYEVSIIYQNKTITTKESYIRPEVGNLGIISDIDDTFLVSYTLNPVKKMYHLLFRNVASRQIFEDVVTHYQALSSAGRSNQEEENAFFYVSSSEWNLYRFIVKFTEIHQLPKAVLLLKDIKTSLTNFFWTGRGGHNHKFEKIKHILEFYPNLKYVLIGDDSQHDPFLYEAISKIFPLTVKAIYIRQTGKRKKEKVLLALNNLETLNVAVCYFKNSTEAIAHSKSIGLIS; this comes from the coding sequence ATGAAGCCTATTTTAAAATTATATCGCGGTTATGCCAATGAGCAAGAACTAATTGTGATGGGTCATGTATTTAAACCTACTAAAAGAGAAGACTACGATTTTCTTTCTAAAAACTTTAAAAATGCTACTTCGACGATCAATATGTTCCGGATCAAAACCCAAGCTAACGCCGATGTTTACCTAAAACACAACAATCAAAAAATTCATACCAAAACTCTTGTTGACGGCTATTTTAAGTTTTGTATTCCTTTAAATCAAGATAATTACGGCTGGATTGATTATGAAGTTAGCATCATTTATCAAAACAAAACTATAACGACCAAAGAAAGTTACATTCGTCCCGAAGTGGGGAATTTAGGTATCATATCTGATATTGATGATACGTTTTTGGTTTCCTACACTTTAAATCCTGTAAAAAAAATGTATCATTTGTTGTTCAGAAATGTTGCTTCGCGTCAAATTTTTGAAGATGTGGTGACACATTATCAAGCTTTAAGTTCGGCCGGGAGAAGTAATCAAGAAGAAGAAAACGCTTTTTTTTATGTTTCTAGCAGTGAATGGAATCTCTATCGATTTATTGTAAAATTTACTGAAATTCATCAGTTACCCAAAGCCGTTTTATTATTGAAAGACATCAAAACCAGCCTGACTAACTTTTTTTGGACTGGCAGAGGCGGCCACAATCATAAATTTGAAAAGATAAAACACATCTTAGAATTTTATCCTAATTTAAAATATGTCTTAATTGGTGACGACTCTCAGCACGATCCTTTTTTATACGAAGCAATAAGTAAAATTTTTCCATTGACCGTAAAAGCTATATATATTCGGCAAACTGGTAAACGTAAAAAAGAAAAGGTACTCCTAGCCTTAAACAATCTAGAGACATTGAATGTAGCTGTTTGTTATTTTAAAAATAGCACCGAAGCCATAGCCCATTCAAAATCCATTGGGCTAATTTCATAA
- a CDS encoding diacylglycerol/lipid kinase family protein: MRNNVLMIVNPVSGGLDKSEYIKETALFAAGENLNFVLYETSGEDDISKIRRLNERFTPKRIIVAGGDGTLKMVVEAVENQDVILGILPAGSSNGLAAELNLVKTLEENLKIAFGDNYAEMDVVIINQQKSLHLSDLGLNAKLIKNYEKSSIHGKWGYVLQAFTTLIDVDELFLATITANNQVVECLVRMIVIANAKKYGTGVVINPVGVMNDGKFELIILKNLDLKVFGKIITGNMPVDLQDVEIISTDQATIKTNVPVSFQIDGEYCGAVNELQVSISPHKLKVAIA; this comes from the coding sequence TTGAGAAATAATGTGTTAATGATTGTAAATCCTGTTTCGGGCGGTCTCGATAAATCGGAATATATTAAGGAGACGGCTCTTTTTGCTGCTGGAGAGAATCTTAATTTTGTGCTTTATGAAACATCGGGTGAAGATGATATTTCTAAGATACGACGTTTGAATGAACGATTTACTCCCAAAAGAATTATTGTTGCTGGTGGTGATGGAACCTTAAAGATGGTTGTTGAAGCTGTAGAAAACCAAGATGTGATTTTAGGGATTTTACCCGCCGGATCCTCAAATGGACTAGCGGCCGAGTTGAATTTAGTCAAAACATTGGAGGAAAATCTAAAAATTGCTTTTGGGGATAATTATGCCGAAATGGATGTTGTAATCATTAACCAACAAAAAAGTTTGCATCTAAGTGATTTGGGACTGAATGCAAAACTTATAAAAAACTATGAAAAAAGCTCTATACATGGAAAATGGGGCTATGTTTTGCAAGCTTTTACTACTTTGATTGATGTTGATGAATTGTTTTTAGCTACAATTACAGCCAATAATCAAGTCGTGGAATGTCTGGTAAGGATGATTGTTATTGCAAACGCAAAAAAATATGGCACCGGCGTTGTGATTAATCCCGTGGGAGTAATGAACGATGGGAAATTCGAATTAATAATTCTAAAAAATTTAGATTTGAAGGTTTTTGGTAAAATTATCACTGGCAATATGCCTGTTGATCTTCAGGATGTTGAAATTATTTCTACAGATCAGGCAACGATTAAAACGAATGTTCCGGTGAGTTTTCAGATTGATGGAGAATATTGTGGCGCTGTAAATGAGCTCCAAGTAAGTATTTCACCTCATAAGTTAAAAGTAGCAATTGCTTGA
- a CDS encoding 8-amino-7-oxononanoate synthase, with translation MSPDFSFKIYSSVQNLPFNWDSLANENIFLTKDYLTVLEISAPKNISCHFIGLFMGDELVGIATSQFINLSEISSFGERDHCIKTHIRNFVFKNFSSKVLILGNNMLTGQNGYCFSPKLPIKEGLILLKNAADELKHIFIKKGTNVHLTIFKDYLESDIEHFKIPEYQSFFQFSTQPNMVFKIRDSWQVFDDYVGSKSKKYRDQYKRARKKGEGISKRKLSLEEIKIHNKRIYELYMNVAKNAPFNTFYLPENHFEIFKKSLKDKFLFYGYFIEEKLIGFNTLIKNGNDFDTYFLGYDDQFQREKMLYLNMLYDMIGYSIKKRHKQIIFARTALEIKSSVGAQPIEMFGLMKHSNPFINLFVSKTFRYFEPKMEWQERNPFK, from the coding sequence TTGAGCCCTGATTTTTCCTTCAAAATTTATTCTTCTGTCCAAAATTTACCATTCAATTGGGATTCCTTGGCCAATGAAAACATTTTTCTTACTAAGGATTATCTGACAGTACTAGAAATTTCTGCACCAAAAAACATAAGCTGCCACTTCATCGGTTTATTTATGGGTGATGAACTAGTAGGCATTGCAACATCTCAATTCATCAATTTAAGCGAGATCAGCTCTTTTGGCGAGCGCGATCATTGTATAAAAACACATATTAGAAATTTTGTTTTTAAAAATTTCAGTTCTAAAGTTTTAATCCTTGGCAACAATATGCTAACGGGACAGAATGGTTATTGCTTCAGCCCAAAACTTCCCATTAAGGAAGGATTAATTCTATTGAAAAATGCAGCCGATGAACTAAAGCATATTTTCATCAAAAAAGGAACTAATGTACATCTCACTATTTTTAAAGATTACTTAGAATCAGACATAGAGCATTTCAAAATTCCTGAGTACCAATCTTTTTTTCAGTTTTCTACCCAGCCCAATATGGTTTTCAAAATAAGGGATTCTTGGCAAGTATTTGATGACTATGTGGGCAGTAAAAGCAAGAAGTACCGCGACCAATACAAAAGAGCAAGAAAAAAAGGCGAAGGGATTTCGAAAAGAAAATTATCGCTTGAAGAAATCAAAATTCACAATAAACGGATATACGAACTATACATGAATGTGGCTAAAAATGCACCGTTCAATACTTTTTATTTACCCGAAAATCATTTCGAAATTTTCAAAAAATCACTAAAAGACAAATTCCTTTTTTACGGTTATTTTATCGAAGAAAAACTAATCGGTTTCAACACTTTGATAAAAAACGGCAATGACTTTGACACCTATTTTCTGGGATATGACGATCAATTTCAACGAGAAAAAATGCTCTATCTAAACATGCTTTATGACATGATTGGCTACTCCATAAAAAAAAGGCACAAACAGATCATCTTTGCCAGAACTGCATTAGAAATCAAAAGCTCTGTGGGTGCCCAACCCATAGAAATGTTTGGACTGATGAAACACAGTAATCCCTTTATCAATTTATTTGTTTCTAAAACTTTCCGTTATTTTGAACCAAAAATGGAATGGCAGGAACGCAATCCTTTTAAATAA
- a CDS encoding 4a-hydroxytetrahydrobiopterin dehydratase, giving the protein MDTYNENSAQPFLKDLADWRFNNNGIEKKFVFKNFNQALGFIVQVGVLAEKHNHHPELFNVYNRVDIRLSTHDANGLTDRDFDLAKAIEKIM; this is encoded by the coding sequence ATGGACACTTATAACGAGAATTCAGCACAGCCTTTTTTGAAAGATTTAGCCGATTGGAGATTTAACAATAATGGGATCGAGAAGAAATTTGTTTTCAAAAATTTTAATCAGGCTTTGGGTTTTATAGTTCAAGTTGGGGTTTTGGCAGAGAAGCACAATCATCATCCTGAGCTGTTCAATGTGTATAATAGAGTAGATATTCGATTATCGACTCATGATGCTAACGGATTGACCGATAGGGATTTTGATTTGGCGAAAGCCATAGAAAAAATAATGTAA
- a CDS encoding Lrp/AsnC family transcriptional regulator: protein MNKNSHNENIDFINQQIIAMLSTDGRIAYSEIAKELKISNSLVHQRVRKLQEAGIISGFSVMLNAKEIGYETITYTGVTTKEARFAYSIAEKLKEIPEVVECHFVSGKYALFLKIVAANNEEFRKVLYEKIHNIEGVGGTDSFISFGSAFQKNVTLL from the coding sequence ATGAATAAAAACAGCCACAACGAAAATATTGATTTCATCAACCAACAAATCATCGCAATGCTAAGTACTGATGGTCGCATTGCCTATTCAGAAATTGCAAAAGAATTAAAAATCTCGAATTCATTAGTGCATCAACGCGTTCGAAAATTACAAGAAGCCGGAATTATAAGTGGTTTTTCGGTTATGCTAAATGCCAAAGAAATAGGCTACGAAACCATTACTTATACAGGAGTTACAACCAAAGAAGCGCGTTTTGCCTATTCGATTGCCGAAAAACTAAAAGAAATCCCTGAAGTGGTGGAATGTCATTTTGTTTCTGGAAAATATGCTCTGTTTCTAAAAATCGTCGCTGCCAATAACGAAGAATTCAGAAAAGTTCTTTACGAAAAAATACACAATATTGAAGGCGTAGGCGGCACTGATTCCTTCATCTCCTTTGGATCAGCATTCCAGAAAAATGTTACTTTACTGTAA